From the genome of Anopheles cruzii unplaced genomic scaffold, idAnoCruzAS_RS32_06 scaffold01189_ctg1, whole genome shotgun sequence, one region includes:
- the LOC128276439 gene encoding 1-acyl-sn-glycerol-3-phosphate acyltransferase alpha-like, with translation MLLRPRDYRNALIPAYLCVGFGKMLGASFTVRGKENVHRNHGGVVLMNHQSALDLIVLAELWPIMGRSTVVAKKEVLYLFPFGTACWLWGTLFIDRKNRDSARNVINKEAKAINEKQAKLLFFPEGTRGSGDRLLAFKKGSFHVAVESQGFIQPVVISKYHFLKSNAKIFDRGQNIIKILPEISCAGLTKDDIPELMEQVQKIMQKEYELLSEESLAINNLSEVH, from the exons AATTCCGGCGTACCTGTGTGTGGGCTTCGGCAAGATGCTCGGCGCATCGTTCACGGTGCGCGGCAAGGAAAACGTCCACCGGAACCACGGCGGAGTCGTGCTAATGAACCACCAGAGCGCCCTCGACTTGATCG TACTGGCCGAACTGTGGCCAATAATGGGCCGttcgacggtggtggcgaaaaaGGAGGTCCTGTACCTGTTCCCGTTCGGCACGGCCTGTTGGCTCTGGGGCACCCTGTTTATCGATCGGAAGAACCGTGATTCAGCAAGGAATGTTATCAACAAAGAGGCGAAAGCCATCAACGAGAAACAG GCGAAGCTACTGTTCTTCCCGGAGGGCACCCGGGGCAGCGGTGACCGGCTGTTGGCGTTCAAGAAAGGATCCTTCCACGTTGCCGTCGAGTCGCAGGGCTTCATTCAGCCGGTGGTCATTTCGAAGTATCATTTCCTCAAATCCAATGCCAAGATTTTCGATCGAG GGCAAAACATTATCAAAATTCTGCCGGAAATTTCGTGCGCCGGGCTGACGAAGGACGACATTCCGGAGCTGATGGAGCaggtgcagaaaataatgcaGAAGGAGTACGAACTGCTCTCGGAGGAGTCGCTGGCTATCAACAACCTGAGTGAGGTGCACTAG